One stretch of Actinacidiphila sp. DG2A-62 DNA includes these proteins:
- a CDS encoding BMP family lipoprotein, which produces MRRVSKIAAAGVVSAALALTATACGSSSTSDSGKNKGVGMAFDVGGRGDHSFNDSAARGMDKADAEFKTGHKELTASNGETESDREQRLDSLAAAGDNPVVAVGFTYGDAVTKIAKKYPKTTFGLVDSVVDQPNVDSMTFATEQSSYLAGVAAALKSKSGKVGFIGGVHNALIGTFQAGFDQGAKATKPSIQVTDQYLYETDTKGFNDPTSAQGKAQGMLDKGIDVIYSAAGLSGDGSIQAVAGKPGAWAIGVDSDQYNDPALAKYKNSILTSAIKNVDVAVYDLIKSVHDGSPKTGTTTYDLKNNGVSLATSGGFLTDIQSQIDAAKQKIVSGQITVKSTP; this is translated from the coding sequence TTGCGCCGGGTATCCAAGATCGCTGCCGCGGGTGTGGTGTCCGCGGCACTCGCGCTCACCGCGACCGCGTGCGGCAGCAGCTCCACGTCGGACAGCGGCAAGAACAAGGGCGTCGGCATGGCCTTCGACGTCGGCGGCCGCGGCGACCACTCCTTCAACGACTCCGCCGCGCGCGGCATGGACAAGGCCGACGCCGAGTTCAAGACCGGTCACAAGGAGCTGACCGCGTCCAACGGCGAGACCGAGTCCGACCGCGAGCAGCGCCTGGACTCGCTGGCCGCGGCCGGCGACAACCCCGTCGTGGCGGTCGGCTTCACCTACGGCGACGCGGTCACCAAGATCGCCAAGAAGTACCCGAAGACCACCTTCGGCCTGGTGGACTCGGTCGTCGACCAGCCCAACGTCGACAGCATGACCTTCGCCACCGAGCAGAGCTCGTACCTGGCGGGCGTCGCCGCCGCGCTGAAGAGCAAGTCCGGCAAGGTCGGCTTCATCGGCGGCGTGCACAACGCCCTGATCGGCACCTTCCAGGCCGGCTTCGACCAGGGCGCCAAGGCCACCAAGCCGTCCATCCAGGTCACCGACCAGTACCTGTACGAGACCGACACCAAGGGCTTCAACGACCCGACGTCGGCGCAGGGCAAGGCGCAGGGCATGCTCGACAAGGGCATCGACGTGATCTACTCCGCGGCCGGCCTGTCCGGCGACGGCTCCATCCAGGCGGTGGCCGGCAAGCCCGGCGCCTGGGCGATCGGCGTGGACTCCGACCAGTACAACGACCCGGCGCTGGCGAAGTACAAGAACTCGATCCTCACCTCGGCGATCAAGAACGTCGACGTGGCCGTGTACGACCTGATCAAGTCCGTGCACGACGGTTCGCCGAAGACCGGCACCACCACGTACGACCTGAAGAACAACGGCGTGTCGCTGGCCACCTCGGGCGGCTTCCTCACCGACATCCAGTCGCAGATCGACGCCGCGAAGCAGAAGATCGTCTCCGGTCAGATCACGGTCAAGTCCACTCCCTGA
- a CDS encoding galactose-binding domain-containing protein yields MFRPLRSLRGLRRAVALGGGAALVAAGVVAVAAQPALAAATGGSGASLPYVEVQAENSSTNGTVIGPSWAYGQLADEASYRKAVTLQGSGKYVQFTTPVATNSIDFRYSIPDSANGSVYTAPLSLYINGVKQADVTLTNAYSWFYGSYPFTNTPGSNPHHFYDEAHRLLSQTYPAGTTFKLQVDAGDTASSYTIDFADFEQVGPALTQPSGSVSVTSKGADATGAGDSTAAFNAAIAAAGSGGTVWIPPGTYNIPGHITVDNVTIASAGMWYSTVTGAAPGFYGTYPPSTAKSNVHLKDFAIFGNVQERNDNDQVNGIGGQLSNSSASNLWIEHMKVGAWMDGPMDKLTFSGLRIRDTTADGINFHGGVTNSTVTNSDVRNTGDDGIATWADSSVGADAGDTISNNTVQLQILANGIAIYGGHDNTVSGNLVKDSGLTQGGGIHVGQRFTSTPVGTTTISGNTLIRDGSLDPNWQFGVGALWFDGSQGSINGPINVSNALIEQSPYEAVQWVEGTISGVSLDHVTIAGAGTFALQEQTGGAAKFSNVTATGIGASTPVYSCEGGNFTVTDGGGNSGISGTPACGGWPTPVFPPYPSEGVTANPSALSFGSVATGSTSAAQNVTVSNPTGSAAAVSSVAATGDFAQTNTCGSSIPANGSCTVSVTFKPTAAGARTGTLTVNAGGTTSTVSLSGTGTAPGPVLNASPASLSFPGTVVGATAATQTVTVTNSGTTSATVSGATVTGDFGQSTTCSTLAVGASCTVTVTFKPTTGGARTGTLTVNSNANNSPTTVALSGTGIDGSTNVAAGKAASASSSNGAYTAANLTDSDASSYWESAAGAFPQWAQVDLGQSYSVGKVVLKLPPATAWATRQETLSLLGSTDGSSFSTLKSSASYTFDPSTGNTVTLTFTGANARYVRADITANTGWNAAQLSDFEVFPGTGGDNGGGGDNPPPAGNLAAGKSATESSHTQTYAAANVTDGNQDSYWESANNAFPQWVQVDLGAAQSVGEVVLELPASWGARSETLAVTGSTDGSSFGTLKSSASYTFDPNSGGNTVTITFPAASQRYVRVTFTANTGWPAGQLSELQVWGS; encoded by the coding sequence GTGTTCAGACCCCTCAGAAGTCTCCGCGGCCTGCGCCGCGCGGTCGCGCTGGGCGGCGGCGCCGCGCTGGTGGCGGCCGGCGTGGTCGCGGTGGCCGCGCAGCCGGCGCTCGCCGCCGCGACCGGCGGCAGCGGCGCGAGCCTGCCCTACGTCGAGGTCCAGGCGGAGAACTCCAGCACCAACGGCACGGTGATCGGGCCGAGTTGGGCGTACGGGCAGCTCGCCGACGAGGCGTCGTACCGCAAGGCGGTGACGCTCCAGGGCAGCGGCAAGTACGTGCAGTTCACCACCCCGGTGGCGACCAACTCGATCGACTTCCGCTACAGCATCCCGGACTCGGCGAACGGCTCGGTGTACACCGCCCCGCTGTCGCTGTACATCAACGGCGTCAAGCAGGCCGACGTCACGCTGACCAACGCCTACAGCTGGTTCTACGGCAGTTACCCGTTCACCAACACCCCCGGCAGCAACCCCCACCACTTCTACGACGAGGCGCACCGGCTGCTGTCGCAGACGTATCCGGCGGGCACCACCTTCAAGCTCCAGGTGGACGCGGGCGACACCGCCTCCTCGTACACGATCGACTTCGCGGACTTCGAGCAGGTCGGCCCGGCGCTGACGCAGCCCTCGGGCTCGGTCTCGGTGACCAGCAAGGGCGCCGACGCCACCGGCGCGGGCGACTCCACCGCCGCCTTCAACGCCGCGATAGCCGCGGCCGGTTCGGGCGGCACGGTCTGGATACCGCCGGGCACGTACAACATCCCCGGCCACATCACCGTGGACAACGTCACGATCGCCAGCGCCGGCATGTGGTACTCCACCGTCACCGGCGCGGCGCCCGGCTTCTACGGCACCTACCCGCCGTCGACCGCCAAGTCCAATGTGCACCTGAAGGACTTCGCGATCTTCGGCAACGTCCAGGAGCGCAACGACAACGACCAGGTCAACGGCATCGGCGGCCAGTTGAGCAACTCCTCGGCCAGCAACCTGTGGATCGAGCACATGAAGGTCGGCGCCTGGATGGACGGGCCGATGGACAAGCTGACCTTCAGCGGGCTGCGCATCCGCGACACCACCGCCGACGGCATCAACTTCCACGGCGGCGTGACCAATTCGACGGTGACCAACAGCGACGTCCGCAACACCGGTGACGACGGGATCGCCACCTGGGCGGACTCCTCGGTCGGCGCGGACGCGGGCGACACCATCTCGAACAACACCGTGCAGCTGCAGATCCTCGCCAACGGCATCGCGATCTACGGCGGCCACGACAACACCGTCAGCGGCAACCTGGTCAAGGACTCCGGCCTGACCCAGGGCGGCGGCATCCACGTCGGCCAGCGCTTCACCTCGACCCCGGTCGGCACCACCACGATCTCCGGCAACACCCTGATCCGCGACGGCAGCCTCGACCCCAACTGGCAGTTCGGCGTGGGCGCGCTGTGGTTCGACGGCAGCCAGGGCTCGATCAACGGCCCGATCAACGTGAGCAACGCGCTGATCGAGCAGAGCCCCTACGAGGCGGTGCAGTGGGTCGAGGGCACCATCAGCGGGGTCAGCCTCGACCACGTGACCATCGCCGGCGCCGGCACCTTCGCGCTGCAGGAACAGACCGGCGGCGCAGCGAAGTTCAGCAACGTCACCGCGACCGGCATCGGCGCCTCCACCCCCGTCTACAGCTGCGAGGGCGGCAACTTCACCGTCACCGACGGCGGCGGCAACTCCGGCATCAGCGGCACCCCGGCCTGCGGCGGCTGGCCCACCCCGGTCTTCCCGCCGTACCCGTCCGAGGGCGTCACCGCCAACCCCAGCGCGCTGAGCTTCGGTTCGGTCGCCACCGGCTCCACCAGCGCGGCGCAGAACGTGACGGTGTCCAACCCGACCGGCTCGGCCGCCGCGGTCTCCTCCGTCGCGGCCACCGGCGACTTCGCGCAGACCAACACCTGCGGCTCGTCGATCCCGGCGAACGGTTCGTGCACGGTGAGCGTGACCTTCAAGCCGACCGCGGCCGGGGCCCGCACCGGCACCCTGACGGTGAACGCCGGCGGCACCACCAGCACGGTGAGCCTGTCCGGCACCGGCACCGCGCCGGGCCCGGTGCTCAACGCCTCCCCGGCGAGCCTGTCCTTCCCCGGCACGGTCGTCGGCGCCACCGCGGCCACCCAGACCGTCACGGTGACCAACTCCGGCACCACCTCGGCGACCGTCTCCGGCGCCACCGTCACCGGCGACTTCGGCCAGAGCACCACCTGCTCCACGCTCGCCGTCGGCGCGTCCTGCACGGTGACCGTCACCTTCAAGCCGACCACCGGCGGCGCCCGCACCGGCACCCTGACGGTGAACAGCAACGCCAACAACAGCCCCACCACCGTCGCGCTCAGCGGCACCGGCATCGACGGCTCCACCAACGTCGCGGCGGGCAAGGCCGCTTCGGCCAGCTCCAGCAACGGCGCCTACACCGCGGCCAACCTGACCGACTCCGACGCCTCCAGCTACTGGGAGAGCGCGGCCGGCGCCTTCCCGCAGTGGGCGCAGGTCGACCTCGGCCAGAGCTACAGCGTCGGCAAGGTGGTGCTGAAGCTGCCGCCGGCCACCGCGTGGGCGACCCGCCAGGAGACCCTGTCGCTGCTCGGCTCCACCGACGGCTCTTCCTTCAGCACCCTGAAGTCCTCGGCGTCCTACACCTTCGACCCGAGCACCGGCAACACCGTCACCCTCACCTTCACCGGCGCGAACGCCCGCTACGTGCGTGCCGACATCACCGCCAACACCGGCTGGAACGCAGCCCAGTTGTCGGACTTCGAGGTCTTCCCCGGCACCGGCGGCGACAACGGCGGGGGCGGCGACAACCCGCCGCCGGCCGGCAACCTGGCCGCGGGCAAGTCCGCCACCGAGTCCAGCCACACCCAGACCTACGCCGCCGCGAACGTCACCGACGGCAACCAGGACAGCTACTGGGAGAGCGCCAACAACGCCTTCCCGCAGTGGGTCCAGGTCGACCTGGGCGCGGCGCAGAGCGTCGGCGAGGTGGTGCTGGAGCTGCCCGCGTCCTGGGGCGCGCGCAGCGAGACCCTCGCGGTCACCGGCAGCACCGACGGATCGTCCTTCGGCACGCTGAAGTCCTCCGCGTCGTACACCTTCGACCCGAACTCCGGCGGCAACACCGTGACGATCACCTTCCCGGCCGCCTCGCAGCGCTACGTGCGGGTGACCTTCACCGCCAACACCGGCTGGCCGGCCGGGCAGTTGTCCGAACTCCAGGTCTGGGGGTCCTGA
- a CDS encoding ABC transporter permease, translating to MKKFDKDRLLLAVAAPVLAVVGALIVTALVLAATGKQPFDAFHVMLTYGSKSDSQVYILNKATTYYLAGLAVAVGFRMNLFNIGVDGQYRLAAFFAAAVGGALSIPGAIEIPVIILTAMAVGAVWAAIAGVLKVTRGVSEVISTIMLNSLAGIVIGYFLQDGRLGVLDKNANMVSTKPLPSSSHLFNFHTSTDPVVGFIVIAAVVGVIYWFGLSRTRFGFDLRAVGRSQSAAEASGVSVKRMVVTSMLISGAMAGLVGMPTLLNQSYDYGTDFPVGIGFTGIAVALLGRNNPIGVAVGALLWAFLERASNGLEFEGYDKEIVGVIQGVIVLAVVIAYELVRRYGLTRQQRQVGAELAAAGSDDKQEVTA from the coding sequence ATGAAGAAGTTCGACAAGGACCGGCTGCTGCTGGCCGTCGCCGCCCCCGTGCTGGCCGTCGTCGGCGCGCTGATCGTCACCGCGCTGGTGCTCGCCGCCACCGGCAAGCAGCCGTTCGACGCCTTCCACGTGATGCTGACCTACGGCAGCAAGTCCGACAGCCAGGTCTACATCCTCAACAAGGCCACCACGTACTACCTGGCCGGCCTCGCCGTCGCGGTCGGCTTCCGGATGAATCTGTTCAACATCGGCGTGGACGGCCAGTACCGGCTCGCGGCCTTCTTCGCCGCCGCGGTCGGCGGCGCCCTGTCGATCCCCGGCGCCATCGAGATCCCGGTCATCATCCTGACCGCGATGGCCGTCGGCGCGGTCTGGGCGGCCATCGCCGGCGTGCTGAAGGTGACCCGCGGCGTCAGCGAGGTCATCTCCACGATCATGCTGAACTCGCTGGCCGGCATCGTGATCGGCTACTTCCTGCAGGACGGCCGGCTCGGCGTGCTCGACAAGAACGCCAACATGGTCTCCACCAAGCCGCTGCCCTCCTCCAGCCACCTGTTCAACTTCCACACCTCCACCGACCCGGTGGTCGGCTTCATCGTGATCGCGGCGGTCGTCGGCGTCATCTACTGGTTCGGGCTGTCCCGCACCCGCTTCGGCTTCGACCTGCGCGCGGTGGGCCGCTCCCAGTCCGCCGCCGAGGCCTCCGGCGTCAGCGTCAAGCGCATGGTGGTCACCAGCATGCTGATCTCCGGCGCGATGGCCGGCCTGGTCGGCATGCCCACCCTGCTCAACCAGTCCTACGACTACGGCACCGACTTCCCCGTCGGCATCGGCTTCACCGGCATCGCGGTCGCCCTGCTCGGCCGCAACAACCCGATCGGCGTCGCGGTCGGCGCGCTGCTGTGGGCGTTCTTGGAGCGTGCCTCCAACGGCCTGGAGTTCGAGGGCTACGACAAGGAGATCGTCGGTGTGATCCAGGGCGTCATCGTGCTGGCCGTGGTCATCGCCTACGAACTCGTCCGCCGCTACGGACTCACCCGGCAGCAACGCCAGGTCGGCGCGGAACTCGCGGCCGCCGGCTCCGACGACAAGCAGGAGGTCACGGCGTGA
- a CDS encoding amidohydrolase, with protein sequence MNDSPAASSDASPAEPAASAPPPAAPAPLAAPVLTPRLRAELIAFRRDLHRHPELGRQEFRTTEQVRARLAAAGLSPRVLPGGTGLVCDIGADDAERPRLALRADLDALPVPDTKNVEYRSTVEGRAHACGHDVHTTVVLGAGLVLADLAARGRLPRPVRLVFQAAEEIMPGGALDAVKAGVLEGVGRILAVHCDPKVEVGRIGLRHGPITSAADRLKLSLDGPGGHSARPHLTTDLVMAAAKLATELPAALTRRVDPRSGLSIVWGRIEAGHAANVIPQHAELEGTVRCLDLTAWHEAPDLVHEVIDQVASIYRAKCEITYQRGVPPVVNEADSVELLRAAMTERYGAHTVEDTEQSLGGEDFSWYLEHVPGALARLGVRPLGDTARRDLHQGDFDADEAAIDVGVELFTGAALLS encoded by the coding sequence GTGAACGACTCACCAGCAGCGTCGTCCGACGCGTCGCCCGCAGAGCCCGCCGCCTCCGCGCCGCCCCCCGCCGCGCCCGCCCCCCTGGCGGCCCCCGTGCTGACCCCGCGGCTGCGCGCCGAGCTGATCGCGTTCCGGCGCGACCTGCACCGCCACCCGGAGCTCGGCCGGCAGGAGTTCCGCACCACCGAGCAGGTCAGGGCGCGGCTCGCCGCCGCCGGGCTCAGCCCGCGGGTGCTGCCCGGCGGCACCGGCCTGGTCTGCGACATCGGCGCCGACGACGCCGAGCGGCCGCGGCTGGCGCTGCGCGCCGACCTGGACGCGCTGCCGGTGCCGGACACCAAGAACGTCGAGTACCGCTCCACCGTCGAGGGCCGCGCCCACGCCTGCGGCCATGACGTGCACACCACGGTCGTGCTCGGCGCCGGCCTGGTGCTCGCGGACCTCGCCGCGCGGGGGCGGCTGCCGCGGCCGGTGCGGCTGGTGTTCCAGGCCGCCGAGGAGATCATGCCGGGCGGCGCGCTGGACGCGGTGAAGGCGGGCGTCCTGGAGGGCGTCGGCCGCATCCTGGCCGTGCACTGCGACCCCAAGGTCGAGGTCGGCCGGATCGGGCTGCGGCACGGGCCGATCACCTCGGCCGCCGACAGGCTGAAGCTCTCGCTGGACGGCCCCGGCGGCCACAGCGCCCGCCCGCACCTGACCACCGACCTGGTGATGGCCGCGGCCAAGCTCGCCACCGAGCTGCCGGCCGCGCTGACCCGCCGGGTCGATCCGCGCTCGGGCCTGAGCATCGTGTGGGGCCGCATCGAGGCCGGCCACGCCGCGAACGTCATCCCGCAGCACGCCGAACTGGAGGGCACCGTCCGCTGCCTGGACCTGACCGCCTGGCACGAGGCGCCCGACCTGGTGCACGAGGTGATCGACCAGGTCGCCTCGATCTACCGCGCCAAGTGCGAGATCACCTACCAGCGCGGCGTCCCCCCGGTGGTCAACGAGGCCGACTCGGTCGAGCTGCTGCGCGCCGCCATGACCGAGCGGTACGGCGCGCACACCGTCGAGGACACCGAGCAGAGCCTGGGCGGCGAGGACTTCTCCTGGTACCTCGAACACGTCCCCGGCGCCCTCGCCCGCCTCGGCGTCCGCCCCCTCGGCGACACCGCCAGGCGCGACCTCCACCAGGGTGATTTCGACGCCGACGAAGCGGCCATCGACGTCGGCGTGGAACTCTTCACCGGGGCCGCGCTGCTGTCCTGA
- a CDS encoding cytidine deaminase produces the protein MTRPAASTPADVDWEALRGAAREAMERAYVPYSRFAVGAAALADDGRTVVGCNVENASYGVGLCAECGLVSALHASGSGRLTAFTCVDRHGNVLMPCGRCRQLLFEHGGPGLLMDTVRGLRTLAEVLPDAFGPEDLGR, from the coding sequence ATGACCCGGCCCGCCGCCAGCACGCCGGCCGACGTGGACTGGGAGGCGCTGCGCGGCGCCGCCCGGGAGGCGATGGAGCGGGCCTATGTGCCCTACTCCCGCTTCGCGGTCGGCGCGGCGGCGCTGGCCGACGACGGCCGCACGGTCGTCGGCTGCAACGTGGAGAACGCCTCGTACGGCGTCGGGCTGTGCGCGGAGTGCGGGCTGGTCTCGGCGCTGCACGCCTCCGGCAGCGGCAGGCTGACCGCGTTCACCTGCGTGGACCGGCACGGCAACGTGCTGATGCCGTGCGGCCGCTGCCGGCAGCTGCTCTTCGAGCACGGCGGCCCCGGTCTGCTGATGGACACCGTCAGGGGCCTGCGCACCCTGGCCGAGGTGCTGCCGGACGCCTTCGGCCCGGAGGACCTGGGCCGCTGA
- a CDS encoding thymidine phosphorylase, producing the protein MDVISVIRTKRDRGRLSDEQIDWVVDAYTRGAVADEQMSALAMAVLLNGMDRAEIARWTAAMIASGERMDFSALSRPTADKHSTGGVGDKITLPLAPLVAACGAAVPQLSGRGLGHTGGTLDKLESIPGWRASLSNDEMLSVLDGVGAVICAAGDGLAQADKKLYALRDVTGTVEAIPLIASSIMSKKIAEGTGSLVLDVKVGSGAFMKSLDDARELAATMVGLGADHGVRTVALLTGMSVPLGLTAGNALEVRESVEVLAGGGPADVVELTLALAREMLDAAGLPDADPAQALADGSAMDVWRRMIRAQGGDPDAALPVARETHVVPAPASGVLTALDAYAVGVAAWRLGAGRARKEDAVQAGAGVQWHARPGDRVTAGQPLLTLHTDTPEKFAYALQALEGGYAVAPQGSEQAAGFTPDPLVLDRIA; encoded by the coding sequence GTGGACGTCATTTCCGTCATCCGTACCAAGCGCGACCGCGGGCGGCTCAGCGACGAGCAGATCGACTGGGTCGTCGACGCCTACACCCGCGGCGCGGTCGCCGACGAGCAGATGTCGGCGCTGGCCATGGCGGTGCTGCTGAACGGCATGGACCGGGCCGAGATCGCCCGCTGGACCGCGGCGATGATCGCCTCGGGGGAGCGGATGGACTTCTCCGCGCTGTCCCGGCCGACCGCCGACAAGCACTCCACCGGCGGCGTCGGCGACAAGATCACGCTGCCGCTCGCGCCGCTGGTCGCCGCGTGCGGCGCGGCCGTCCCGCAGCTGTCCGGGCGGGGCCTGGGCCACACCGGCGGCACCCTGGACAAGCTGGAGTCGATCCCCGGCTGGCGCGCGTCGCTGTCCAACGACGAGATGCTGTCGGTGCTGGACGGCGTCGGCGCGGTGATCTGCGCGGCCGGCGACGGGCTCGCGCAGGCCGACAAGAAGCTCTACGCGCTGCGCGACGTCACCGGCACGGTCGAGGCGATCCCGCTGATCGCCTCCTCGATCATGTCCAAGAAGATCGCCGAGGGCACCGGCTCGCTGGTGCTGGACGTCAAGGTCGGCAGCGGCGCCTTCATGAAGTCCCTCGACGACGCCCGCGAACTGGCCGCCACGATGGTGGGCCTGGGCGCCGACCACGGGGTGCGCACGGTCGCGCTGCTCACCGGCATGTCGGTGCCGCTGGGCCTGACCGCGGGCAACGCGCTGGAGGTCCGCGAGTCCGTCGAGGTGCTGGCCGGCGGCGGCCCCGCGGACGTCGTGGAGCTGACCCTCGCGCTGGCCCGGGAGATGCTGGACGCCGCCGGGCTGCCGGACGCCGACCCGGCCCAGGCGCTGGCCGACGGCTCGGCGATGGACGTGTGGCGGCGGATGATCCGGGCGCAGGGCGGCGACCCGGACGCCGCGCTGCCGGTGGCCCGCGAGACGCACGTGGTCCCCGCGCCCGCCTCGGGCGTGCTGACCGCGCTGGACGCGTACGCGGTGGGCGTGGCGGCGTGGCGGCTCGGCGCGGGCCGGGCCCGCAAGGAGGACGCGGTGCAGGCGGGCGCGGGCGTGCAGTGGCACGCCCGGCCCGGCGACCGGGTCACCGCCGGGCAGCCGCTGCTGACCCTGCACACCGACACCCCGGAGAAGTTCGCCTACGCGCTGCAGGCGCTGGAGGGCGGCTACGCGGTGGCGCCGCAGGGATCGGAGCAGGCCGCGGGCTTCACCCCGGACCCGCTGGTGCTGGACCGGATCGCCTGA
- a CDS encoding Uma2 family endonuclease, which produces MTELPDWMRPPREEGWFADDLDRLTEAPRHTELIDGALVFMMSPQRWWHGELVDLLKNALKQQAPQGLRVGREMTIRLDTRNRPEPDVLVVTAPYDRDRTWFAPEEVQLVVEVVSPESAHRDRTVKLHKYAEAGIAHYWCVEDEDGVPAVHVYELDRPTGAYAPAGIFRHALHRTVPFEITLDLDQITP; this is translated from the coding sequence ATGACGGAGCTGCCTGACTGGATGCGCCCTCCGCGCGAGGAGGGCTGGTTCGCCGATGACCTGGACCGCCTCACCGAGGCGCCCCGCCACACCGAGCTGATCGACGGAGCGCTCGTTTTCATGATGTCCCCCCAGCGCTGGTGGCACGGCGAACTCGTCGACCTCCTCAAGAACGCGCTCAAGCAGCAGGCGCCGCAGGGCCTCCGGGTCGGCCGCGAGATGACGATCCGGCTCGACACCCGGAACCGGCCGGAGCCCGACGTCCTGGTCGTCACGGCTCCGTACGACCGCGACCGCACCTGGTTCGCCCCCGAGGAGGTCCAGCTCGTCGTCGAGGTCGTCTCGCCGGAGTCGGCGCACCGCGACCGCACGGTGAAGCTGCACAAGTACGCCGAGGCGGGGATCGCGCACTACTGGTGCGTCGAGGACGAGGACGGCGTTCCCGCGGTGCACGTCTACGAACTGGACCGCCCCACCGGCGCGTACGCCCCGGCCGGCATCTTCCGCCACGCGCTGCACCGCACGGTCCCGTTCGAGATCACCCTGGACCTCGATCAGATCACTCCGTGA
- a CDS encoding ABC transporter permease: MSATATQTPPPAAPRVERPSTGRLRITPAIMLLIVAGALIVVSAVRAVTGAEDITSAGQVAGALSGAVPIGLAGLAGLWSERAGVVNIGLEGMMILGTFFGAWAGWQTNPWMAVLAGVLGGAVGGLVHAVVTVTFGVDHIIAGVAINILATGVTTYLAKKLFTTGDAVEKGGTPKQSPPMTDIKHFTVPGLSHWLGDLQAHHWFLVSDLAGIVGGLVTNISSLTLLAVVLFVLTFFVLWRTSFGLRLRSCGENPTAAESLGVNVYTYKYVAVIVSGALAGLGGVFLAIQTHFYLEGQTGGRGYIGLAAMIFGNWRPGGLAAGAGLFGYADSLQLRNGGDSVHALLLLIALLLVVMGAWKLYRKAYVSGSISVAFAVLLTVWYMLTDSVPDEVVQGTPYVVTLLVMGLSAQRLRMPKADGVPYRKGQGG; the protein is encoded by the coding sequence GTGAGCGCCACCGCAACCCAGACCCCGCCGCCGGCCGCGCCGCGGGTCGAGCGGCCCAGCACCGGGCGGCTGCGGATCACCCCGGCGATCATGCTGCTGATCGTGGCCGGCGCGCTGATCGTGGTCTCCGCGGTCCGCGCGGTCACCGGCGCGGAGGACATCACCTCGGCCGGGCAGGTGGCCGGCGCGCTGTCCGGCGCGGTGCCGATCGGCCTGGCGGGCCTGGCCGGCCTGTGGTCGGAGCGGGCCGGCGTGGTCAACATCGGCCTCGAAGGCATGATGATCCTCGGCACCTTCTTCGGCGCGTGGGCCGGCTGGCAGACCAACCCGTGGATGGCGGTGCTGGCCGGCGTCCTCGGCGGCGCGGTCGGCGGCCTGGTGCACGCGGTGGTCACCGTCACCTTCGGCGTCGACCACATCATCGCCGGTGTCGCGATCAACATCCTGGCCACCGGCGTCACCACGTACCTGGCCAAGAAGCTGTTCACCACCGGCGACGCGGTCGAGAAGGGCGGCACGCCCAAGCAGTCGCCGCCCATGACGGACATCAAGCACTTCACCGTGCCGGGCCTGTCGCACTGGCTGGGCGACCTCCAGGCCCACCACTGGTTCCTGGTCTCCGACCTGGCCGGGATCGTCGGCGGCCTGGTCACCAACATCTCGTCGCTGACGCTGCTGGCGGTCGTGCTGTTCGTGCTCACCTTCTTCGTGCTGTGGCGCACCTCGTTCGGGCTGCGGCTGCGCTCCTGCGGCGAGAACCCCACCGCGGCGGAGTCGCTGGGCGTCAACGTCTACACGTACAAGTACGTCGCGGTGATCGTCTCCGGCGCGCTGGCGGGCCTGGGCGGCGTGTTCCTGGCCATCCAGACGCACTTCTACCTGGAGGGGCAGACCGGCGGCCGGGGCTACATCGGTCTGGCCGCGATGATCTTCGGCAACTGGCGGCCCGGGGGCCTGGCCGCGGGCGCCGGCCTGTTCGGCTACGCCGACAGCCTCCAGCTGCGCAACGGCGGCGACTCGGTGCACGCGCTGCTGCTGCTGATCGCGCTGCTGCTGGTGGTCATGGGCGCCTGGAAGCTCTACCGCAAGGCGTACGTCTCCGGGTCGATCTCGGTGGCCTTCGCGGTGCTGCTCACGGTCTGGTACATGCTCACCGACTCGGTGCCCGACGAGGTCGTGCAGGGCACGCCGTACGTGGTCACGCTGCTGGTCATGGGCCTGTCCGCGCAACGGCTGCGGATGCCCAAGGCGGACGGGGTGCCGTACCGGAAGGGGCAGGGCGGATGA